From one Dermacentor silvarum isolate Dsil-2018 chromosome 3, BIME_Dsil_1.4, whole genome shotgun sequence genomic stretch:
- the LOC119444734 gene encoding uncharacterized protein LOC119444734, translating to MISIKFMEAIVFTGAFINDRLKIQNWHSEYTRKKFSDVVNCTARNVDANACRSALLQMDYPHLLEELTMMSGGLSLAYKGYLIFMAKYEEEFVNSNIPDMKLTLNQYFFLQFAMNFCTTKRKEYNSMLNLTGLDSKLRRNRYSRCGEDHPPAQQDAQPNCQARCIFVASTLA from the exons ATGATATCGATCAAGTTTATGGAGGCTATCGTGTTCACAG GTGCGTTTATTAACGACCGATTGAAAATTCAGAACTGGCACTCAGAGTACACGAGGAAGAAATTCAGCGACGTGGTCAACTGTACTGCAAGAAACGTTGACGCGAACGCATGTCGAAGTGCTCTACTACAG ATGGATTATCCGCATCTACTAGAGGAGTTGACTATGATGTCTGGTGGGCTGTCACTTGCATACAAG GGATACCTAATATTCATGGCCAAGTACGAAGAAGAGTTTGTGAACTCTAACATTCCTGACATGAAGCTCACCTTAAACCAATATTTCTTTCTGCAGTTTGCTATG AACTTCTGCACGACGAAGCGAAAAGAATACAACAGTATGCTGAACCTGACAGGCTTAGACAGTAAGCTTCG ACGCAACCGCTATTCCCGTTGCGGCGAAGACCACCCGCCGGCCCAGCAAGACGCCCAGCCCAACTGCCAGGCCCGCTGCATTTTTGTAGCgtctacactggcctag